In Niallia sp. FSL W8-0635, one genomic interval encodes:
- a CDS encoding bifunctional folylpolyglutamate synthase/dihydrofolate synthase, whose amino-acid sequence MFHSYEEALNWIHSRLRFGIKPGLSRMEMMMEKLNHPEKQIKTVHIGGTNGKGSTVTYLRNILQQAGLTVGTFTSPYIEQFNERISVNGNPISDEEILALANKLYPIVEEMDKMEIGGPTEFEIITAMSFYYFAYMNTMDIVIYEVGLGGRYDSTNIITPLLSIITSIGLDHTAILGDTYAQIAFEKAGIIKKEVPIIAAVKQKDARDVIVKQAYEMGAPIYLLDKDFAIDEYYTESSVECFSLKSSFSTWINLQITMFGRHQVENASLAVIGAQLLRETYVSINDDSIRKGLLLSKWPGRFEIISENPLVVVDGAHNEEGIEALVDVLVNRYKDKKKKIVFAALSDKKTDKMIHKLDQVATAISFVTFDFPRAAGSSMLYEESNHPLKEQSSDWRKTILYQLENSKADEMLLITGSLYFISEVKTFWNNFKK is encoded by the coding sequence ATGTTTCATAGCTATGAAGAAGCACTAAATTGGATTCATTCACGTTTGCGTTTTGGTATAAAACCTGGGTTATCAAGAATGGAAATGATGATGGAAAAGCTAAATCATCCAGAAAAACAGATAAAAACGGTTCATATCGGTGGAACTAATGGGAAGGGATCTACCGTTACTTATTTAAGAAATATTCTACAACAAGCAGGATTAACAGTAGGAACCTTTACATCTCCCTACATAGAACAATTTAATGAAAGAATAAGTGTAAACGGCAATCCAATTAGTGATGAAGAAATTCTAGCATTAGCGAATAAACTATATCCGATTGTTGAAGAAATGGATAAAATGGAGATTGGTGGACCAACAGAATTTGAAATTATAACGGCAATGTCCTTCTACTATTTTGCTTATATGAATACAATGGATATCGTTATTTATGAGGTAGGATTAGGCGGTCGATATGATTCAACTAATATTATCACTCCTTTACTATCGATTATTACAAGTATTGGCTTAGACCATACAGCAATTTTGGGTGATACATATGCACAAATTGCATTTGAGAAAGCAGGAATTATTAAAAAGGAAGTACCGATAATTGCGGCTGTTAAACAAAAAGATGCACGAGATGTAATTGTCAAACAAGCATATGAAATGGGAGCTCCAATCTATTTATTAGATAAGGATTTTGCCATCGATGAATATTATACAGAATCCTCCGTTGAATGTTTCAGTTTAAAGTCTTCCTTTTCTACTTGGATAAATTTGCAGATTACTATGTTTGGTAGGCACCAAGTAGAAAATGCTTCTTTAGCAGTTATAGGTGCTCAGCTATTACGGGAGACATATGTATCTATTAATGATGATAGTATTCGAAAGGGCTTATTGCTGTCCAAATGGCCAGGCCGTTTTGAGATTATTTCTGAAAATCCTTTAGTAGTAGTAGATGGTGCCCATAATGAAGAAGGGATAGAAGCATTAGTAGATGTGTTAGTCAATCGTTATAAAGATAAGAAGAAAAAGATTGTTTTTGCAGCACTTTCTGATAAAAAAACAGATAAAATGATACATAAACTAGATCAAGTTGCAACAGCGATAAGCTTTGTAACATTTGATTTCCCAAGAGCGGCAGGCAGTAGTATGTTATATGAAGAAAGTAATCATCCGTTGAAGGAGCAAAGCAGCGATTGGAGAAAAACCATCCTATATCAATTAGAAAATAGTAAAGCGGATGAAATGTTACTTATAACAGGATCGTTGTATTTTATTTCCGAAGTAAAGACATTTTGGAATAATTTCAAGAAATAA
- a CDS encoding valine--tRNA ligase, producing MEMKEISMPTKYDPASIEKGRYDWWLEGKFFEAKPDEGKQPYTIVIPPPNVTGKLHLGHAWDTTLQDILTRMKRMQGYDVLWLPGMDHAGIATQAKVEEKLRAQKISRYDLGREKFVEETWKWKEEYASHIRAQWSKLGLGLDYSRERFTLDEGLSKAVREVFVSLYNKGLIYRGEYIINWDPATKTALSDIEVIYKDVQGAFYHMKYPLADGSGYIEVATTRPETMLGDSGVAVHPKDERYQHLIGKKVILPIVGREIPIVADDYVEMDFGSGAVKMTPAHDPNDFEVGNRHNLERILVMNEDGTMNERAGKYEGMDRFECRKQIVKDLQEMGVLFKIEEHMHSVGHSERSGAVVEPYLSTQWFVKMQPLADEAIGLQGKEEEKVNFVPNRFENTYMRWMENIRDWCISRQLWWGHRIPAWYHKETGEVYVNHEAPADIENWEQDTDVLDTWFSSALWPFSTLDWPNTEAEDYKRYYPTAALVTGYDIIFFWVSRMIFQGVEFTGERPFKDVLIHGLVRDEQGRKMSKSLGNGVDPMDVIAKYGADSLRYFLSTGSSPGQDLRFSIEKVESTWNFANKIWNASRFALMNMDGLTYEQIDLTGEKSVADKWILTRLNETIETVTRLSDRYEFGEVGRVLYNFIWDDFCDWYIEMAKLPLYGEDEAAKLTTRSILAYVLDNTMRLLHPFMPFITEEIWQNLPHAGESITIAKWPEVNSAFTDEKAANDMKLLVEIIRSVRNSRAEVNTPMSKKISILLKAKDEEVKATLLENQSFIERFCNPETLSIDTEIAVPDKAMTAVVTGVEIILPLEGLINMEEEIARLNKELEKWNKEVERVQKKLGNEGFVKKAPEKVINEERAKEKDYLEKRAAVEARINELKG from the coding sequence ATGGAAATGAAAGAAATCTCCATGCCGACAAAGTATGATCCAGCAAGTATTGAAAAGGGTCGCTATGATTGGTGGTTAGAAGGAAAGTTTTTTGAGGCTAAGCCGGATGAAGGAAAACAGCCATATACGATTGTAATCCCACCACCAAATGTAACAGGTAAATTGCATCTAGGGCATGCATGGGATACAACACTACAAGATATTTTAACAAGAATGAAAAGAATGCAAGGCTACGATGTACTTTGGCTTCCTGGAATGGACCATGCTGGTATCGCAACGCAAGCAAAGGTTGAAGAAAAGCTTCGTGCCCAAAAGATTAGCAGATACGATCTTGGTCGTGAAAAGTTTGTTGAAGAAACATGGAAATGGAAAGAGGAATATGCGAGTCATATCCGTGCTCAATGGTCTAAATTAGGTCTAGGATTAGATTATTCTCGTGAAAGATTCACATTAGATGAAGGGCTATCCAAAGCAGTCCGTGAGGTTTTTGTTTCTTTATACAATAAAGGGCTTATCTATCGCGGAGAATATATTATTAACTGGGACCCGGCTACCAAAACAGCGCTCTCTGATATTGAGGTAATCTATAAGGATGTACAAGGTGCATTCTATCATATGAAATATCCTTTAGCAGATGGATCTGGCTATATTGAAGTAGCAACAACTCGTCCAGAAACAATGTTAGGCGATTCAGGTGTTGCCGTTCATCCGAAAGATGAGAGATACCAGCATTTAATTGGTAAAAAAGTAATTCTCCCAATCGTAGGCAGAGAGATTCCAATTGTTGCTGATGACTACGTTGAAATGGATTTTGGTTCAGGTGCTGTTAAAATGACTCCTGCACATGACCCGAACGATTTTGAAGTTGGAAACCGTCATAATTTAGAGAGAATTTTAGTAATGAATGAAGACGGTACAATGAATGAGCGTGCTGGTAAATATGAAGGTATGGACCGTTTCGAGTGCCGTAAGCAAATCGTAAAAGATTTACAGGAAATGGGCGTACTATTTAAAATTGAAGAACATATGCATTCCGTTGGACACTCAGAGCGAAGCGGTGCAGTAGTAGAACCATATTTATCTACCCAATGGTTTGTTAAAATGCAGCCATTGGCTGATGAAGCAATTGGATTACAAGGTAAAGAGGAAGAAAAAGTAAACTTTGTACCAAATCGTTTTGAGAACACATATATGCGCTGGATGGAAAATATTCGTGATTGGTGTATTTCTCGTCAGCTTTGGTGGGGGCATCGCATTCCTGCTTGGTATCATAAAGAAACAGGCGAAGTTTATGTAAACCATGAAGCGCCAGCAGATATTGAAAATTGGGAACAAGATACAGATGTTCTAGATACATGGTTTAGTTCAGCGTTATGGCCATTTTCAACATTAGATTGGCCGAATACAGAGGCAGAGGACTATAAACGTTATTATCCGACTGCTGCATTAGTAACTGGTTATGACATTATTTTCTTCTGGGTATCTCGCATGATTTTCCAAGGAGTAGAATTTACTGGAGAAAGACCATTTAAGGATGTATTAATCCACGGGCTCGTTCGCGATGAGCAAGGTCGTAAAATGAGTAAATCATTAGGTAATGGAGTAGACCCAATGGATGTTATTGCTAAGTATGGTGCAGATTCCTTACGTTACTTCTTATCTACTGGAAGCTCTCCAGGTCAAGATCTACGATTCAGTATAGAAAAGGTAGAATCAACTTGGAACTTTGCCAATAAAATTTGGAACGCTTCTCGTTTTGCGTTAATGAATATGGATGGATTAACTTATGAACAGATTGATTTAACTGGAGAAAAATCAGTTGCTGATAAATGGATTTTAACTAGACTGAATGAGACGATTGAAACAGTAACACGTTTATCAGATCGCTATGAATTCGGTGAAGTAGGAAGAGTTCTTTATAACTTTATATGGGATGATTTCTGTGACTGGTATATTGAAATGGCGAAGCTTCCACTGTACGGAGAGGATGAAGCGGCTAAGCTAACAACTCGTTCCATTTTAGCTTATGTATTAGATAATACAATGCGATTATTACATCCATTTATGCCATTCATTACAGAAGAAATTTGGCAAAACTTACCTCATGCTGGAGAATCTATTACCATCGCGAAATGGCCAGAGGTAAATTCTGCATTCACAGATGAAAAAGCTGCTAATGATATGAAATTACTTGTTGAGATTATCCGCTCTGTACGTAATAGTCGCGCGGAAGTTAATACACCAATGAGTAAGAAAATCAGCATTTTATTAAAAGCGAAGGATGAAGAGGTAAAAGCAACTCTTCTAGAAAATCAATCATTTATTGAACGCTTCTGTAATCCAGAAACATTAAGCATTGATACAGAAATTGCTGTTCCAGATAAAGCGATGACTGCAGTTGTAACTGGTGTTGAAATTATTCTTCCATTAGAAGGATTAATCAACATGGAAGAAGAAATAGCTCGATTAAATAAAGAGTTAGAGAAATGGAATAAAGAAGTAGAACGGGTTCAAAAGAAATTAGGCAATGAAGGCTTTGTAAAAAAAGCGCCAGAAAAGGTAATTAACGAGGAAAGAGCAAAAGAAAAAGACTATTTAGAAAAGCGTGCAGCAGTAGAAGCACGTATAAACGAACTAAAAGGTTAA
- the ysxE gene encoding spore coat protein YsxE — MEVSLYKKVWADMNEKNILKKYTPILKAYAVEPNFVEEFGKVAKIYSNKGTFALKRIDPHNGADFTRHIRMLYQKGYNRIVPIYPAVDGRYAILYDNQLYYLMPWLPNEERETYFKKHQQMFRELARLHILTSKEVKIEKEDRQEHFENTQLDLEKEQEFLDGFIEQCENKEYMSPFELMFCLYYHDIRQALIYSEGKLKEWYEETKEDEKARVSIIHGKISPEHFLYDDRGYGYFTNFENARYGSASHDLLPFLSRSLKTAPKQNEDCIEWLYTYFNHNPLKYEEMLLFLSYLAHPGPALRICEKYMKADKKDINERKYAQKLLKQYWLLKNTEYVVMRVDEIERQKKAQQEAAEQAAEQAETQD; from the coding sequence ATGGAAGTTTCACTTTATAAGAAAGTGTGGGCGGATATGAATGAAAAAAATATTTTGAAGAAGTATACACCAATTTTAAAAGCATATGCAGTAGAGCCCAATTTTGTTGAGGAGTTTGGTAAAGTTGCTAAAATATATAGCAATAAAGGTACCTTTGCGTTAAAACGAATTGATCCTCATAATGGTGCTGATTTCACTCGCCATATACGAATGCTTTATCAAAAAGGGTATAACCGAATAGTGCCTATATATCCAGCTGTAGATGGCAGATATGCGATTCTTTACGACAACCAATTGTATTACTTGATGCCTTGGCTGCCAAATGAGGAAAGAGAAACATACTTCAAGAAGCATCAACAAATGTTTCGAGAGCTTGCGAGACTCCATATCTTAACTTCTAAAGAAGTGAAAATAGAGAAGGAAGATCGACAGGAGCATTTTGAAAATACTCAATTAGATCTGGAGAAAGAACAAGAATTTCTAGATGGGTTTATTGAGCAATGTGAAAACAAAGAATATATGTCCCCATTTGAGTTAATGTTTTGCTTGTATTACCATGACATTCGGCAGGCTTTGATTTATTCAGAGGGGAAATTAAAGGAATGGTATGAAGAAACGAAAGAAGATGAAAAGGCGAGAGTCTCCATTATTCATGGGAAAATATCGCCAGAGCATTTTCTTTATGATGATAGGGGATATGGCTACTTTACAAATTTTGAAAATGCTAGATATGGATCAGCAAGTCATGATTTACTTCCGTTTCTCTCCAGATCATTAAAGACAGCACCAAAGCAAAATGAGGACTGTATAGAGTGGCTTTATACGTATTTTAATCATAATCCATTAAAATATGAGGAAATGCTTTTGTTTTTAAGCTATTTGGCTCATCCAGGCCCTGCTCTTCGTATTTGTGAGAAATATATGAAAGCAGATAAGAAAGACATTAACGAACGGAAATATGCGCAAAAACTACTTAAACAGTATTGGCTTTTAAAAAATACGGAATATGTCGTCATGCGAGTGGATGAAATAGAAAGACAAAAGAAAGCACAGCAAGAAGCAGCAGAACAAGCAGCAGAACAAGCAGAGACTCAGGATTAA
- a CDS encoding GspE/PulE family protein → MMKNTRKRLGDLLIEAHLITQEQLNETLSRKSPNQKLGDALLKEGLITEQQLIEVLEFQLGIPHISLYRYPFEQNLFSLVPKETAKRNLLIPLKIEGDKLFVAMADPMDYFAIDDLRLTTGFQIEPAIATRDDIIRAINKYYDVDDEFKELLFPVEQEEEVDLNVVQDSPIIRLVNQLITNAIHAKASDIHIDPHETKVTIRYRIDGVLRTERILPKHMQSVLIARIKILANLDITEYRLPQDGRIKFNLELHPVDLRISSIPTIYGEKIVMRILDLGSALNDINKLGFHPYNLQLFNKMLQKPNGIVLITGPTGSGKSSTLYAALNQLNNEEVNILTIEDPVEFQLEGINQIQVNVNTGMDFAVGLRSILRQDPNIIMVGEIRDKDTVEVAIRASLTGHLVLSTLHTNDSIGTITRLIDMGVEPFLVASSLNGIVAQRLVRKVCRDCKQEEEATKREIEIFARRGMSIERVVRGKGCSSCNMTGYRGRIAIHEVLVMNEEIRKLIMNGESFIKVREQAEKDKTVFLIDDGLLKVKQGITTTEEVLRVVLPE, encoded by the coding sequence ATGATGAAGAATACACGTAAGCGACTAGGGGATTTATTAATAGAAGCTCATCTAATTACACAAGAGCAATTAAATGAGACATTAAGTAGAAAAAGTCCTAATCAAAAACTTGGAGATGCTTTGCTTAAAGAAGGATTAATAACAGAACAACAATTAATAGAGGTTCTGGAGTTTCAGCTAGGGATCCCACATATTAGTTTATATCGTTATCCTTTTGAGCAAAATCTTTTTTCCCTAGTTCCAAAGGAAACGGCAAAAAGAAATCTTCTTATTCCATTAAAAATTGAGGGCGATAAATTATTTGTTGCAATGGCAGATCCAATGGATTATTTTGCGATTGACGATCTTCGCTTAACGACTGGATTTCAAATTGAACCAGCAATTGCTACCCGAGATGATATTATTCGGGCTATCAATAAATATTATGATGTAGATGATGAATTCAAAGAATTACTATTTCCTGTGGAGCAAGAGGAAGAAGTTGATTTAAATGTCGTTCAAGATTCCCCTATTATTAGGTTAGTCAATCAGTTAATAACAAATGCTATTCATGCAAAAGCTAGTGATATTCATATTGATCCCCATGAAACAAAGGTTACTATTCGTTATCGAATTGACGGGGTTCTTCGTACAGAAAGAATTTTGCCAAAGCATATGCAAAGTGTTTTAATTGCGCGAATAAAAATATTGGCCAATCTCGATATTACGGAATACCGTCTACCCCAAGATGGCAGAATAAAGTTTAACTTAGAATTGCATCCCGTAGATTTGCGAATTTCCTCAATTCCGACTATATATGGTGAAAAAATTGTTATGAGGATTCTTGACTTAGGTAGTGCTTTGAATGATATTAATAAACTTGGATTTCATCCTTACAATCTACAGTTATTTAATAAAATGCTGCAAAAGCCGAATGGGATTGTGCTAATAACTGGTCCAACAGGATCAGGTAAATCTTCTACTTTATACGCAGCGCTTAATCAGTTGAATAATGAGGAAGTAAATATTTTAACGATTGAAGATCCAGTTGAATTCCAATTGGAAGGAATCAATCAAATTCAAGTGAATGTAAATACAGGCATGGATTTTGCCGTCGGTTTACGTTCCATTTTAAGACAGGATCCCAATATTATCATGGTTGGGGAAATACGCGATAAGGATACAGTAGAAGTCGCAATCAGAGCCTCCTTAACTGGTCATCTAGTGCTTAGTACCCTTCATACGAATGATTCTATCGGAACAATTACTCGTCTAATTGATATGGGGGTAGAACCATTTTTAGTAGCTTCTTCTTTAAATGGAATTGTCGCACAGCGTTTAGTGAGAAAAGTCTGTCGAGATTGTAAACAAGAGGAAGAGGCTACAAAAAGAGAAATAGAAATCTTTGCAAGAAGAGGAATGTCTATTGAACGTGTCGTTCGTGGAAAAGGTTGTTCTTCCTGTAATATGACCGGTTACCGTGGACGAATCGCGATTCACGAAGTGCTAGTTATGAATGAAGAAATAAGAAAATTAATTATGAACGGGGAATCATTTATTAAGGTAAGAGAGCAAGCTGAAAAGGACAAAACGGTGTTCTTAATTGATGATGGTTTATTAAAAGTAAAACAGGGGATTACAACAACGGAAGAAGTATTAAGAGTCGTTCTTCCTGAATAG
- a CDS encoding type IV pilus twitching motility protein PilT, which produces MKEKLDTILKTAYENRASDVHLTVGIPPVIRVNGDLRRIGEEGLAKAETEGMAKEIAPESLWDTFIEKGELDFSYEIKDLSRFRVNIFKQRGQVSLALRIVPTVIPSIEQLGMPAILRKIAEKQQGLVLVTGPTGSGKSTTLAAMIRYLNESYHKHIITLEDPIEYYHSHGMSIIDQREVGFDTNNFANGLRAALRQDPDVILVGEMRDLETIQTAITAAETGHLVLGTLHTSGAPATINRIIDVFPPEQQQQIRIQLASVLVSVVSQRLFPTANKRGRVVALEILLNNSAVANLIRNEKIHQIMNIMQTSKSQGMVTLENSIKELVQWGHIHQEVAAQYLQELSINGSI; this is translated from the coding sequence TTGAAAGAAAAATTAGATACCATTTTAAAGACTGCTTATGAAAATCGAGCTTCTGATGTTCATTTAACGGTCGGAATCCCACCTGTTATCCGCGTTAATGGAGATTTGAGAAGGATTGGCGAAGAAGGATTGGCGAAAGCAGAGACTGAAGGAATGGCAAAGGAAATTGCGCCTGAATCGTTATGGGATACTTTTATAGAAAAAGGAGAATTGGATTTTTCCTATGAAATAAAGGATCTTTCCCGCTTCAGAGTCAATATATTTAAACAACGTGGACAAGTCTCTCTTGCATTAAGAATTGTTCCAACCGTTATTCCTTCAATCGAGCAGCTTGGAATGCCCGCTATTTTACGAAAAATTGCAGAAAAGCAACAAGGACTTGTCCTAGTGACTGGACCAACTGGAAGTGGTAAATCGACTACTCTAGCAGCAATGATTCGATATTTAAATGAGTCTTATCATAAGCATATCATTACGCTCGAAGATCCAATCGAATATTACCACTCTCACGGCATGTCGATTATTGATCAAAGGGAAGTAGGATTTGATACAAATAATTTTGCAAACGGTCTGCGTGCTGCATTACGGCAAGATCCAGATGTTATCTTAGTCGGGGAAATGCGAGATTTAGAAACCATTCAAACAGCAATAACAGCAGCTGAAACTGGTCATCTTGTACTAGGAACCTTACACACTTCTGGAGCACCGGCAACGATTAATCGTATTATTGATGTGTTCCCGCCAGAACAACAGCAACAAATTCGAATTCAATTAGCTTCTGTATTAGTTTCCGTTGTGTCTCAACGTCTTTTTCCAACGGCTAATAAAAGAGGCAGAGTAGTTGCTTTGGAAATTCTTCTAAACAATTCAGCAGTTGCTAACTTGATTCGTAATGAAAAGATTCATCAAATTATGAATATCATGCAGACATCCAAATCACAAGGGATGGTAACATTGGAAAATAGCATTAAAGAGCTTGTTCAATGGGGACATATTCATCAAGAAGTAGCTGCGCAATATTTACAGGAGTTGTCTATCAATGGCTCGATTTAA
- a CDS encoding type IV pilus modification PilV family protein, translating into MPFKHFIQNDKGISLIEILVSIVLLGILITSFLTFFPQVSSFNQKTDERLTSVTIAKSWLVQAQNSESTLYKQLIKLAENPSTTINTGDLPLTNIKRNSDSIELIFKENNYFIHLYLFHQQKILQGANTLYKIRVDVFDNQNKLNSNIYGYITKK; encoded by the coding sequence ATGCCCTTTAAGCATTTCATTCAAAATGATAAAGGAATCTCCTTAATAGAAATTTTAGTTTCCATTGTATTATTAGGTATTCTCATCACATCCTTTCTCACTTTCTTTCCCCAAGTATCTTCCTTTAATCAGAAGACTGATGAAAGATTAACAAGTGTTACAATAGCAAAAAGTTGGTTAGTCCAAGCACAAAATAGTGAGAGTACCTTATATAAACAATTAATTAAATTAGCAGAAAACCCCAGCACTACTATTAACACAGGCGATTTACCTTTAACCAATATAAAAAGAAATTCAGACTCTATAGAATTAATCTTTAAAGAAAATAACTATTTTATTCATCTTTATCTATTTCATCAACAGAAAATACTACAGGGAGCGAATACCCTTTATAAAATTCGGGTTGATGTGTTTGATAATCAAAATAAATTAAACAGCAATATTTACGGTTATATAACGAAAAAATAA
- a CDS encoding PilW family protein, with the protein MKIRNERGLTLIELLVSLVLGSIVLVLIYQFFFQGIHFSKVVNDKTLLQQEANNMVLSLTKIHQTSDSYSINFDQNPNATFITVNGKQRITFMNENFRYNLMKSTANGTNTSYLPNSFTVSPLKEDVILTIKISSIDKENQYYQTTVTLSRLK; encoded by the coding sequence ATGAAGATTCGCAATGAAAGAGGACTTACTTTAATTGAATTACTCGTTTCTCTTGTACTTGGTTCGATTGTGTTAGTCCTTATCTATCAATTCTTTTTTCAAGGAATACACTTTTCGAAAGTAGTCAACGATAAAACATTATTACAGCAAGAAGCAAACAATATGGTTTTAAGTTTAACAAAGATTCACCAAACCTCAGATTCCTATTCTATTAATTTTGATCAAAATCCAAATGCGACATTTATTACGGTGAATGGGAAGCAAAGAATTACATTTATGAATGAAAATTTCCGATATAATTTGATGAAAAGTACAGCAAATGGAACCAATACATCTTATCTACCTAATTCGTTTACCGTGAGTCCACTAAAAGAAGATGTTATCTTGACAATAAAAATTTCTAGTATAGATAAAGAAAACCAATACTATCAAACAACTGTAACTTTATCCCGTTTAAAATAG
- a CDS encoding sensor domain-containing diguanylate cyclase, which yields MVKPSDKKIIWTVWILILSLGLWFSYNTYPPQIRGNEWEIFSFLVFMTVVASMPMIINGTPVFFLQWATLSVFLIFGLFIEIILVQIALLAVLYQAKLDRNTLFRLPMNSTMFFLVSFFSGIIYYLLGGKHGFDLAFDLNSFILISLYLLSYLLLNTLGIYLIDRFVYKRKQRFITKDLVWEIFTTIITYPVGIAVYIMYEYIGLAALILIGVPFITLSLILKLYHSSQTANDYLRKTAEIGHQLSQNLYVNETVDFFIEKLYELFKVDFVFIHQVNFNNQLEMISRVEQQEKLPIFSDILQENEGISGRVLASKKLCVYHSEQDWKKVNKGYMPNGIQSVLCVPLIKNNKVIGVLLLGNKQKKAFVNIKLMVLDLLCTQFAIALENAKYFEQTKENSEKCALTKLYNYRYFEKILSDQFMELKENKLDNLALIMLDIDHFKSVNDLYGHQAGNEILKAFAKRIENIIGAHGVVARYGGEEFVILLTNVSKTEALDLAEFIRKMIASRPFVIQQNIDDRQKIKSVNITASLGLAYAPEDADESLALIRHADRALYVGAKRAGRNRVGSYVK from the coding sequence ATGGTTAAACCAAGCGATAAAAAAATAATTTGGACAGTTTGGATACTTATTCTCTCTTTGGGGTTATGGTTCTCTTATAACACGTACCCACCACAAATTCGTGGCAATGAATGGGAGATTTTTTCATTTTTAGTATTTATGACAGTTGTTGCTAGTATGCCAATGATTATCAATGGAACCCCGGTATTTTTCTTACAATGGGCGACATTATCTGTTTTTTTAATATTTGGATTATTTATCGAAATCATTCTTGTTCAAATTGCGTTATTGGCAGTATTATATCAAGCAAAGTTAGATAGAAATACACTTTTTCGTTTGCCTATGAATTCGACCATGTTTTTCCTTGTCTCCTTTTTTAGTGGGATTATTTACTATCTTCTTGGCGGGAAACATGGATTTGATTTAGCCTTTGATCTAAACTCTTTTATTTTGATAAGCCTCTATCTTCTTTCCTATCTGTTACTAAATACTTTGGGTATATATCTGATTGATCGTTTTGTGTACAAAAGAAAGCAACGATTTATTACAAAAGATTTAGTATGGGAAATTTTCACAACTATTATCACATATCCAGTGGGCATTGCAGTATATATTATGTACGAATATATTGGACTTGCTGCCTTAATATTGATAGGTGTTCCATTTATAACTCTATCCCTTATTTTAAAGCTATACCATTCCAGTCAAACAGCCAATGATTATTTAAGAAAAACCGCAGAAATTGGTCATCAACTTTCTCAAAATTTGTATGTGAATGAAACAGTTGATTTTTTCATTGAAAAGCTATATGAATTATTTAAAGTTGATTTTGTGTTTATCCATCAAGTAAATTTCAACAATCAATTAGAAATGATTTCACGGGTGGAACAACAGGAAAAGCTACCTATATTTTCTGATATACTGCAGGAAAATGAAGGGATAAGTGGCAGAGTATTGGCCTCGAAGAAACTATGTGTATATCATTCCGAACAAGATTGGAAAAAGGTCAATAAGGGCTATATGCCTAATGGGATTCAAAGTGTATTATGTGTGCCTCTTATTAAGAATAATAAAGTGATCGGTGTATTACTACTGGGGAATAAACAAAAGAAGGCATTTGTTAACATAAAATTGATGGTATTGGACCTTTTATGTACCCAATTTGCAATTGCGTTAGAAAATGCCAAGTACTTTGAGCAAACGAAGGAAAATAGTGAGAAATGTGCATTAACAAAGCTTTATAATTACCGCTATTTCGAAAAAATATTAAGTGACCAGTTTATGGAACTTAAGGAGAATAAATTAGACAATCTTGCTCTTATCATGTTAGATATAGACCATTTTAAATCGGTAAATGATCTATATGGTCATCAAGCTGGTAATGAGATTTTAAAAGCTTTCGCTAAAAGAATTGAAAATATTATTGGTGCTCATGGAGTTGTTGCTAGATATGGCGGGGAGGAATTTGTCATTCTATTGACCAATGTATCGAAGACAGAAGCACTCGATTTAGCTGAGTTTATACGTAAGATGATTGCATCTAGACCATTTGTTATTCAACAAAATATAGATGATCGTCAAAAAATAAAAAGTGTAAATATCACAGCTTCTCTAGGACTTGCATATGCACCTGAAGATGCCGATGAGTCATTAGCGTTAATTCGTCATGCAGATAGAGCATTATATGTAGGGGCGAAAAGAGCAGGGCGTAATCGTGTTGGAAGCTATGTGAAATGA